One Mycobacteriales bacterium genomic window, GCAAGCGCAACAAGGCGTACATCCTCGAGTGCAAGGACCGGTGCGCGCCGGTGCCGATCACCGTGGAGTTCCGCAACAAGACGTGGATGACGCCGGAGAACCAGGCGGAGACGCTCGACTTCCTCGCCTCCTACGGCATCCCGTACGTCTGCGTCGACATGCCGCAGGGGTTCACCTCGTCCATCCCGCCGGTCGCCGCCGCGACCAGCGGCGACCTCGCCGTCGTCCGCTTCCACGGCCACAACGACGCCGAGTGGGAGTCCGGGTCGGTGCAGCGGCGGTTCGCCTACCTGTACTCCGAGCAGGAGCTCAAGACGTGGGTGCCCAAGGTCGAGGAACTCGCCGGGCAGGCCAAGGAGACCCACGTGCTCATGAACAACTGCCACCGCGACTACGCGCAGCGCAACGCCACCCAGCTCCTGGCGCTGCTCGACGCGTAGCCGCCCGCCGAGAGGGGCCGCCATGGCTCGCCGTCCGCTCCGCTACGCGGCGGTGCTCGCCGCGCTCGTGCCGCTGCTCGCCCTCGCCGCGCCCGCCGAGGCGACCACCCCGAGCGTCTACCGGCTCAAGGACGTCGCCGACGCCAAGCAGGTGATCGCGGTCACGAACCGGTCGTGGACGTCGTCGTACGCGACGCTGCAGGCGTTCGAGAAGCAGTCGAACGGCACCTGGCGCTCCGTCTTCGGCCCGTGGACCGCGCGCATCGGCCGCAACGGCTTCGGCTCGCCGAAGCGCGAGGGCGACGGC contains:
- a CDS encoding DUF72 domain-containing protein, which produces MGRILVGTASWTDKSLLAAGWYPPEANTPDERLRFYASNYPLVEVDATYYAPPTEENARRWAERTPDDFTFDVKAFSLFTQHPTKPGALYKDIRPDTKKNVYLKDFDAAVVDTVWERFLAALNPLADAGKLGSLLFQFPQWFPIGKRNKAYILECKDRCAPVPITVEFRNKTWMTPENQAETLDFLASYGIPYVCVDMPQGFTSSIPPVAAATSGDLAVVRFHGHNDAEWESGSVQRRFAYLYSEQELKTWVPKVEELAGQAKETHVLMNNCHRDYAQRNATQLLALLDA